Genomic DNA from Niabella ginsenosidivorans:
TACAGACGGATTGCCCATTACAGAATCTCCCCTGTACGATGCTTCCAAACCATTTGAGCATCGTGATCCAAGGTTGGATATGTATTGCGCCCGTCCGCATGCCCGCTATGTAGGTTACCAGTTTGAGCCGGCTACCAGCTTTGCTACAGTAAAGAATTACTGGCCGGTTATTACGGGGCAGGCAGCTGCTCCTGCCAGTGTATCCAATGCTGATGCAACAAACGCCTACAGGTCTTTCAGTGGCTATCTTTGGCGTAAGCCGATAAATCTTGCTGACTATGCCACCACGTCTGTAAGCGGTGTATCGGATCTGAATGTGGGCATCTTTCGTTTTGCCGAGCTTTTACTGATCTATGCAGAGGCAAAGATCGAAGCTAATGAACTGGACAATACCGTATATGATGCCATCAACCGCATCCGCCACCGCGCACAGATGCCCGGTCTTCCCACCGGGTTATCGCAGGCGCAATTGCGCACGGCTTTGCGCTATGAACGTAAAGTAGAGCTGGCCGATGATGGCCTGAGGTGGTATGACCTGCGCCGCTGGGGCATTGCCAATAAGGTGATGAATGGTTATATATACCTGAACAGGGATGCAAAAGCATGGACAAAGGAGGTGCTGACCGGGTTTGACGAAAACTATACGCCCATTTACAATCATACGGAGGCTATTAAATATTTCACTACCCAGAAAGTGGTATACAAGGAGAACAAGGATGAATTGTGGCCGGTGCCGAAATCTGAAATGGATGCCAACAAACAATTAACGCAGAACCCGGGGTATTAATGAATTTTGAGCAAGGTGAAATTATTGTACAGAGATCATAATTGTATCAGATGAAAAAAAGACTTAGCCCTGAAAAAAGGCGCTGGTTGATTATCGCCATTATTTTTCTGGCCATCGTATTTAACTATATAGACAGGCAGATCGTATCCATATTAAAACCGGTGCTTAAGTCGGAGTTTGATTTGGATGACAGCGGCTATGCAATGATCCTGAATATTTTTACTGTTTGTTATGCAATAATGTACCCGGTTACAGGATGGTTGGTTGACCGGTTCGGAGCCCGCATCATAATGTTCTACGGAATTGTTACCTGGTCACTGGCCTGTATTGGCGGTGGTTTGTCCAAAACGATCGGCCAGTTCGGATTCTTCCGTGGATTACTTGGAACGGCGGAGCCTGTTAATTTTCCGGCGCAGCTAAAGGTGATTGCTGTATGGTTTCCCGGTAAGTTACGTGCTACCGCAAACAGTCTTTGCGTGGCAGGCAGCTCCATTGGAGCCATCATTGCGCCTCCCGTCATCGCGTGGCTGTCGCTCACTTACAACTGGCAGATCGCTTTTATTACGATGGGAGCTATTGGGGTGCTTATTGCAGTATCGTGGAAGCTGATCTACAGGGACCCTCCGGCATATATTCTTCAGGAGGCTACTGTTTCAGCAGCAGGAAAAACAACAGTTGAAGAATCATTTCAGTGGAAGCAGTTATGGGGCACCCGTAGCCTGTGGGGCATTTTGTTAATACGTTTTGTCAGTGATCCGGTATGGTATTTTTGCCTTTTCTGGCTGCCGGGCTATTTGCAGGAGGCCTCCGGGTTTACATTGGCGCAGGTAGGTATGATTGGCTGGATACCTTTTTTGTTTGCCGATTTAGGCGCTGTTGGTACTTCGGCGTGGTCCGATAGAATGGTAAGGAACGGCTGTGCTCCGTTAAAGGCAAGAAAACGGATGCTCACCCGTGTTGCTGTTCTGGGCCCTTTATGTGCGCTTACGCCTTATCTGGGTGGTACATGGTCCACATTGATTGTATTCAGTATTGTAGCTATTACCTGCCTGAGCTGGTTGTTTACAATCAGTGTAGTGGTAGCGGAGGCTTTTCCCGTAAAAAATGTGGCAAGCGTATTGGGCATTGCCGGCGGGTTTGGCGCATTAGGGGCCGTGCTTTTTAACTATTTTGTAGGACAGTTCATTGGCACACTGGGCGCCGGAAAAATATTCATTGCCATGGCCTTTTTGCATCCATTGGCAGTATTAATTTTGTGGACAATGGTGCGGCCCGAAAAACCATCCGGCCTCCTAATAAAAAACAGTAAATGAAAAGATAATATGTCAAAAACAATCACAGAGCCAACCAGGGAAATTGCGGTTCGGAAAGAAACAGACGTACTGGTAATTGGCGGAGGACCTTCTGGAATCATGGCAGCGTTGGCAGCTGCTGAGGATGGATTACAGGTAACGCTGGTAGAAAGCCGCAGCTTTGTTGGCGGTAATATGACGATTGGCCTTCCCATACTCGGGTTTCTTGGGCAGAAAGGGAACCAGATCATCAAAGGACTTCCGCAGCAATTCATTGACCGGTTAAAAACGGTGCAGGCAGCCAGTGAGCATCGCCCCTGCCCGCTGCACATGAGCCTTACGCTGGTAGAACCGGAAGCCGTAAAAACGGTAGCGCTGCAAATGCTGGTGGAAAGCAGGGTGGAAGTATTGTTCTATGCTTTTTGTGCGGGAGTGGTAATGGAGGGTGATGCGCTGAAAGGTGTGATTATCGAAAGCAAGGCAGGGCGTGAAGCCCTGTTGGCGAAAACCATTATAGATTGCAGTGGTGACGCTGATGTGGCTTACCGGGCAGGAGTGCCCTGCGAATACGGAAATGAACAGGGAGGTGTACAGCCTCCAACGCTGATGTTTTGTATGGGTGGGGTAGATACGGAAAAATTGCGCACAAGCATTGCCGAAGAGCCCAGAACATATCTGACCGATTTTATTCCCGCAGAATATTTTGGGCAGAACAACCAGTTTGTACTGGTAGGTATGCGCAACCTGGTAAAGAAAGCGCAGGATGCGGGATTAACGCTGACAACAGAACGTACTATTTTGATTACGGGATTGCGCAAGGGCGAAGTATGGGTAAATATGACCCGAGTAAACGGAGTAAATGGTACTGACCCCGGCAGCCTTACCTACGGAGAAATAGAGGGCAGGCACCAGATACAGGACATCCTGCAATACCTCATCGAATATGTTCCCGGATTTGAGCGGGCCTATTTCTTAAAAACGGCTCCTTTTCTCGGTATCAGGGAAACAAGGCGGATACAAGGGCTCTATACCATGACGCGGGAAGATATTATGACCTGCCGGCATTTTGATGATGCGATAGCCGTGGCCAGCTATCCGCTGGACATACACCATCCGCAGGGTGGTGGCTGTACCCTGGAATGGTGCGGTGATTGTTATGATATTCCCTATCGCTCACTCATCCCTCGGAAAATTAAAAACCTCATAGTTGCCGGGCGCTGCATTTCCACAACACATGAAGCCATGTCTGCCATCCGTGTAATGGCTCCCTGCATGGCAATGGGCGAAGCTGCCGGGCGTGCAGCAAAGATGGCTGTAAGAGAAGGCGTACAGCCGGCAGATATTAACGTAAAGAAACTGCAGGAGGAGTTGCTTGGTAAAGGCGCGTACCTGCGTATTCCTCCCGTCGAGCAGGTATCAGATAACTGATTTTTAAATAAACCCAGAAAATATGTCATCAGGTAGAAGACGTTTTTTAAAAGGCATTGGTGCTGCTGCATTGCTGCCGGTATTGCCTGCTTTTAGTAAGGAGGCAGGAAGTTCAGTTAGTAAAACGGGTACGCATCGCGTTCTGAGCTGTAATATCCGCGTGGCGCTTGATGAAGATGAAGCTCAGGGTGTGGGCTGGTCGGCACGCAGAGCTGTTTGCCTGAAGGTGATCGGAGATAAAAAGCCGGATATCGTTGGCCTGCAGGAAGTATTGAAAGTGCAGGCAGACGATCTCAGGAACCATTTTCCTTCTTACCAGTTATTTGGTTTTGAGGGACCCGAAATGGACCCGCATCCAACAGGTTATTACGGCATCGCAAAGAACCCGATCCTTTTTTCCAGGAACCGGTATGAGCTGCTCACAGGCGGTACTTACTGGCTTTCAGAATTTCCTCTGGTGGCAGGCAGCAAATCCTGGGAAACAGCCAGGGCCAGGCATGCAAACTGGGTACGTCTCAAAGAGAAAAAAACCGGTAAAGAATTAAGAATAATCAATCTGCACCTGGATCATATTTCGGCCGAAGCAAAAATACAGCAGGCAAAAATGGTAGTAACGGAAAGCGCACAGTACCTGCCGGAATTCACCCAGCTACTTACCGGCGATTTTAACAGCAGATTTGACAGCAAGGTGTTCGAGTCGGTACGGAACGCAGGCTGGAAAGAAAGTTATGAAACGATCCACGGAGAAAAAGAAGCCGGGTTTACCGGTCACGAATTTCAGGGCGTCGGTTATGACAAGGGCCCATCCAAAGGAAGAATTGATTACATCTGGTACAGGGGCAAAATACAACCGGCTGCTGCCACTATCATTAAAGACATGGTAAACGGGAAATACCCCAGCGATCATTTCTTTATGCAGACCGATTTTGTTATTGAATAAAACAGGAATAATGAAAAAAAGAATTTTTGGGTGCTTCCTCTTGTGTTTGCTGGGAACAATGGTTGCGTTTTCCCAGGATAATTATCAAAAACCTGCGCTGGAGCAGAAGGGATCCTGGACGCTGATTATGGTGCCTGATCTGCAGAATTATGTAAAATGGCAGCGGAATCAGCCGTTAATAGACCTTATGATGGCATGGATTGTAGACAATATTGATACGCTTAATATAAAGATGGTGATGGGCGTAGGCGATCTGGTAGAAAATGACGGAAAGATTACCAATGATTATGATGGTGATCAAACCTCAGAAAGCCAGTGGAAATATGTTTCCGGGGCCTTTGGTAAGCTGGATGGAAAAGTGCCGTATATCGCAGCAACGGGTAATCATGATTATAGTATCGACCGGCAGGGCAACCGTACATCGCATTACAGCCGGTTTTTTACCGCTGAAAAAAATCATCTGAACCATAAATTGCTTGTTCAGAATACAAGAAATGAACAGGGGCAGCCCACACTGGAAAATGCCGCTTATGAAATAAAAGGATTGAACGGTAAAGACTATCTGTTTATGACCGTGGAGGATGGCCCGAGGGATACAGTGCTTACATGGGCAAAGAACATAGCAGCTCTTCAGCAATACAGGAACCATCGGGTGATCCTGGCCACGCATGAATTTTTAAATGCAAAGGACAAGCGCACTACCGGCGCAGTCAACTGGATCTGGTGGGAGCCGTATAACGTTAATAATATGATTCAGAAGTCGCCACGGATCAAATTGCCTGATGCTAACAACGGACAGCAGATCTGGGAAAAAGCTGTGCAGCCTTCTTCCAATATTGAGCTGGTATTGTGCGGTC
This window encodes:
- a CDS encoding MFS transporter gives rise to the protein MKKRLSPEKRRWLIIAIIFLAIVFNYIDRQIVSILKPVLKSEFDLDDSGYAMILNIFTVCYAIMYPVTGWLVDRFGARIIMFYGIVTWSLACIGGGLSKTIGQFGFFRGLLGTAEPVNFPAQLKVIAVWFPGKLRATANSLCVAGSSIGAIIAPPVIAWLSLTYNWQIAFITMGAIGVLIAVSWKLIYRDPPAYILQEATVSAAGKTTVEESFQWKQLWGTRSLWGILLIRFVSDPVWYFCLFWLPGYLQEASGFTLAQVGMIGWIPFLFADLGAVGTSAWSDRMVRNGCAPLKARKRMLTRVAVLGPLCALTPYLGGTWSTLIVFSIVAITCLSWLFTISVVVAEAFPVKNVASVLGIAGGFGALGAVLFNYFVGQFIGTLGAGKIFIAMAFLHPLAVLILWTMVRPEKPSGLLIKNSK
- a CDS encoding FAD-dependent oxidoreductase codes for the protein MSKTITEPTREIAVRKETDVLVIGGGPSGIMAALAAAEDGLQVTLVESRSFVGGNMTIGLPILGFLGQKGNQIIKGLPQQFIDRLKTVQAASEHRPCPLHMSLTLVEPEAVKTVALQMLVESRVEVLFYAFCAGVVMEGDALKGVIIESKAGREALLAKTIIDCSGDADVAYRAGVPCEYGNEQGGVQPPTLMFCMGGVDTEKLRTSIAEEPRTYLTDFIPAEYFGQNNQFVLVGMRNLVKKAQDAGLTLTTERTILITGLRKGEVWVNMTRVNGVNGTDPGSLTYGEIEGRHQIQDILQYLIEYVPGFERAYFLKTAPFLGIRETRRIQGLYTMTREDIMTCRHFDDAIAVASYPLDIHHPQGGGCTLEWCGDCYDIPYRSLIPRKIKNLIVAGRCISTTHEAMSAIRVMAPCMAMGEAAGRAAKMAVREGVQPADINVKKLQEELLGKGAYLRIPPVEQVSDN
- a CDS encoding endonuclease/exonuclease/phosphatase family protein, yielding MSSGRRRFLKGIGAAALLPVLPAFSKEAGSSVSKTGTHRVLSCNIRVALDEDEAQGVGWSARRAVCLKVIGDKKPDIVGLQEVLKVQADDLRNHFPSYQLFGFEGPEMDPHPTGYYGIAKNPILFSRNRYELLTGGTYWLSEFPLVAGSKSWETARARHANWVRLKEKKTGKELRIINLHLDHISAEAKIQQAKMVVTESAQYLPEFTQLLTGDFNSRFDSKVFESVRNAGWKESYETIHGEKEAGFTGHEFQGVGYDKGPSKGRIDYIWYRGKIQPAAATIIKDMVNGKYPSDHFFMQTDFVIE
- a CDS encoding metallophosphoesterase family protein, which gives rise to MKKRIFGCFLLCLLGTMVAFSQDNYQKPALEQKGSWTLIMVPDLQNYVKWQRNQPLIDLMMAWIVDNIDTLNIKMVMGVGDLVENDGKITNDYDGDQTSESQWKYVSGAFGKLDGKVPYIAATGNHDYSIDRQGNRTSHYSRFFTAEKNHLNHKLLVQNTRNEQGQPTLENAAYEIKGLNGKDYLFMTVEDGPRDTVLTWAKNIAALQQYRNHRVILATHEFLNAKDKRTTGAVNWIWWEPYNVNNMIQKSPRIKLPDANNGQQIWEKAVQPSSNIELVLCGHISGEGYRKDKNAAGKTVHQLLFDAQSMGGGHRYGNGGDGWLRILEFFPDGKMVKVRTFSPLFGISPASQPFAWKRDARNEFIFRFD